One window from the genome of Dyadobacter sp. CECT 9275 encodes:
- a CDS encoding sulfatase, which produces MKNRFIFSFFAFLLGAMLELSSGCFGQAVRAKPAKRYNILFISSDDLNNDIGCFGNPLVQTPHIDRLAQRGVLFSRAYSQFPLCGPSRASLLTGRRPDVTGVYDLKTNFRTNLPDVVTLPQLFKNNNYFSARVGKIFHYGVPNEIGTDGMDDPVSWHKVINPKGRDKAEERLLTNLTPGHGLGAAFAYLAADGTDDEQTDGMIANEAVKLLEEKKDEPFFLAVGFFRPHCPYVAPKKYFDLYPLDKIPLAREVANDLDDVPKAAIFTNPPHYGLDEDKRRQAQRAYYASITFMDAQVGKLLDALDRLKLSEHTIIVFWSDHGYNLGQHGQWQKFSLFENSAKAPLLISVPGGLKGRQSARTVELLDIYPTIAELCGLPASGTQGKSLVQLLRRPSAKWDRPAFSQIQKGKITGRSVRTERWRYTEWDEGRSGTELYDERNDPEEFTNLASANRYRNRVAELSGLLKKGTR; this is translated from the coding sequence ATGAAAAACCGATTCATCTTTTCTTTCTTCGCATTTTTGCTGGGGGCCATGCTGGAACTGTCTTCTGGCTGTTTCGGACAAGCTGTGCGAGCGAAGCCAGCAAAAAGATATAACATCCTGTTTATATCCAGCGATGACCTGAACAATGACATAGGGTGTTTTGGTAACCCGCTTGTCCAAACACCGCACATCGACCGGCTGGCCCAACGAGGCGTGCTTTTCAGTCGGGCGTATTCGCAATTTCCGTTATGCGGGCCAAGCCGGGCGTCGCTTCTGACCGGCCGCCGTCCGGATGTGACAGGTGTTTATGATTTGAAAACCAATTTCCGAACCAATTTGCCCGATGTGGTCACGTTGCCGCAGCTGTTCAAAAACAACAATTATTTCAGCGCACGGGTTGGTAAGATATTTCATTACGGCGTACCCAATGAAATTGGTACTGATGGGATGGATGATCCCGTTTCATGGCATAAGGTTATCAATCCCAAAGGAAGAGACAAGGCAGAAGAACGGTTGCTGACCAACCTCACGCCTGGTCATGGTCTGGGGGCTGCTTTTGCCTATCTGGCCGCCGACGGCACGGACGATGAACAAACCGATGGTATGATTGCGAACGAAGCGGTGAAACTGCTCGAAGAGAAAAAGGATGAACCTTTTTTCCTGGCAGTTGGGTTTTTCAGGCCACATTGCCCTTACGTGGCCCCGAAAAAATACTTTGATCTGTACCCGCTGGACAAAATCCCCCTTGCCAGGGAAGTTGCGAATGACCTGGATGATGTACCCAAAGCTGCTATTTTTACAAACCCGCCGCATTACGGACTGGATGAAGATAAACGCCGCCAGGCACAACGTGCTTACTATGCCAGTATTACTTTCATGGATGCACAGGTTGGTAAGCTGCTCGACGCCCTCGACCGGTTGAAGTTATCGGAACATACCATCATCGTGTTCTGGAGTGATCATGGATATAACCTGGGGCAGCATGGACAGTGGCAGAAATTCAGCCTCTTTGAAAATTCGGCCAAAGCTCCGCTGCTGATCTCGGTTCCTGGTGGCTTAAAAGGTAGGCAATCCGCACGCACCGTAGAATTGTTGGATATTTACCCGACCATCGCTGAATTGTGTGGTTTACCGGCCTCGGGGACACAAGGAAAAAGCCTGGTGCAACTGCTCAGGCGGCCATCCGCAAAGTGGGACAGGCCTGCCTTCTCTCAGATCCAAAAGGGAAAAATAACGGGTAGAAGTGTGCGCACGGAAAGGTGGAGATATACCGAATGGGACGAGGGCAGATCGGGAACGGAACTGTATGATGAACGGAATGATCCGGAAGAATTCACGAATTTGGCTTCAGCAAATCGATACAGGAACAGGGTTGCGGAGCTATCTGGCTTGCTGAAGAAAGGTACCCGTTGA
- a CDS encoding ABC transporter permease translates to MLKNYFKIAWRNLLRSKTYSVLLLASLSIGMTCALALALYVYDELHFDGYHQNAESIYRINLNIKWEDNEYKMAQSSAPFGPALQQEYPQISKTLRVKPGSQTLRNKEKQVNVKSMIYADSTLFSFFDYRFLEGNAQSALAGPNNVVLTRHTALALFGRTSGLLGKTVMVKENMPFTVSGVMEEVPANHHLQFDAILPYTNQAVSNIVPDGWGSFNSATYVLLNNKQEAADLESKMPAFYKKYIARMIGDDTGKKVRFNITFQPLRDIHLRSAHLMGEENGSTMRYVYTISVIGLFILFIAVVNYVNLATARSIARTKEIGVRKAVGSRRSQLIGQFLTESLLLSFLAGVVSLCLLYVLLPVFNQLADKTLVLSVLDPENIVLYIGFIGAIGLISGFYPAFILSGFKPVVVMKGISVVHGGGFMLRKSLVVVQFSISMIMIFGTIMVYRQLRFMEKRELGFNQEQVIIVPLNEAGIQQSAGVLKNTLLQSPLISGVSLTNGVIGDGLNNKSTFSFYSKGVERAISTEYFNVDDSFLDVLKIRLKEGSNFSEVMENDTTDAVLVNQAMIRRLGWKNRREGLIEIDENKVEITGVMEDFHVRSLHNQIDPLVLVLKKQRTDKLLVRISGHDIPAALGYAKKVFEQVNPGAAFDYSFLDQTFARQYQSDQRKGTMFLFFSGIAIIIACMGLFGLATFTAQQRRKEIGVRKVLGASVSGVVLLLSRDFLRLVLISIFIASPIGWYVMKAWLEGFAYKVAIEWWVFALSGLLSIVLAAITISFQSVKASLTNPVESLRSE, encoded by the coding sequence ATGCTAAAAAACTACTTCAAAATCGCCTGGCGGAACCTCCTCCGTAGCAAAACTTATAGTGTACTGCTTCTGGCAAGTTTATCCATCGGTATGACATGCGCCCTGGCGCTGGCACTGTACGTGTATGACGAGCTGCATTTTGACGGGTACCATCAAAATGCCGAAAGTATCTATCGTATTAACCTGAATATCAAATGGGAGGATAATGAATACAAAATGGCGCAGTCATCGGCCCCTTTCGGTCCTGCACTGCAGCAGGAATATCCGCAGATCAGCAAAACTTTGAGGGTCAAGCCAGGCAGCCAGACGCTCAGGAACAAAGAAAAACAGGTCAATGTAAAAAGCATGATATATGCGGATTCAACACTGTTTTCTTTCTTTGATTACCGCTTTTTGGAGGGTAATGCCCAATCGGCGCTTGCAGGGCCCAACAACGTGGTGTTAACCCGGCACACGGCACTTGCATTGTTTGGGCGAACATCGGGGCTGTTGGGCAAAACGGTGATGGTTAAAGAAAATATGCCGTTTACGGTTTCAGGTGTTATGGAAGAGGTACCGGCCAACCATCATCTCCAATTTGATGCCATTCTGCCTTATACCAATCAGGCTGTCAGTAACATCGTGCCCGACGGATGGGGTAGTTTCAATTCAGCCACCTATGTACTGCTGAATAATAAACAGGAAGCAGCGGATCTGGAAAGCAAAATGCCCGCCTTTTACAAAAAATATATTGCCCGCATGATAGGCGATGACACGGGCAAGAAGGTCCGGTTTAATATTACCTTTCAGCCTCTTCGTGATATCCACCTCCGGTCCGCGCATTTAATGGGGGAAGAGAATGGCAGCACTATGCGTTACGTGTATACGATTTCAGTCATCGGCCTTTTCATTCTTTTTATTGCGGTGGTGAATTATGTCAATCTGGCCACGGCCAGGTCAATCGCAAGAACAAAGGAAATAGGTGTCAGAAAAGCGGTCGGTTCCCGCAGATCGCAACTGATCGGACAGTTTTTAACCGAATCGTTACTGCTGTCGTTTCTGGCGGGTGTGGTAAGCCTCTGCCTGCTTTATGTGCTCTTACCTGTTTTTAATCAGCTTGCAGACAAAACTTTGGTTCTGAGTGTTTTAGATCCTGAAAATATAGTTTTGTATATCGGATTTATTGGGGCCATTGGTTTGATCAGCGGCTTTTACCCGGCTTTTATTCTGTCGGGCTTCAAACCGGTGGTGGTGATGAAAGGAATATCTGTTGTCCATGGCGGAGGTTTTATGCTCAGAAAATCGCTGGTGGTGGTACAGTTCAGTATCTCGATGATTATGATTTTCGGAACCATCATGGTGTACCGGCAATTGAGGTTTATGGAAAAAAGAGAGCTGGGATTTAATCAGGAACAGGTTATCATCGTTCCTTTGAATGAAGCGGGGATACAGCAATCTGCCGGGGTCCTGAAAAACACATTGTTACAAAGTCCGTTGATCAGTGGCGTGAGTTTAACCAATGGCGTTATCGGAGATGGCCTGAACAACAAATCGACTTTTTCCTTTTATTCCAAAGGCGTTGAAAGAGCCATCAGTACGGAGTATTTTAATGTGGATGATAGTTTCCTCGATGTTCTCAAAATCCGCCTGAAAGAGGGTAGTAATTTTTCGGAAGTCATGGAGAACGATACCACTGATGCGGTATTGGTGAACCAGGCCATGATCCGGCGGCTGGGATGGAAAAACCGGCGGGAGGGCCTGATAGAAATAGATGAGAATAAAGTGGAGATCACCGGTGTCATGGAAGATTTCCATGTACGGTCGCTACATAACCAGATAGACCCGCTGGTACTTGTTCTAAAAAAGCAACGAACCGACAAGCTGCTGGTTCGTATTTCGGGGCACGATATACCAGCCGCTTTGGGTTATGCCAAAAAAGTATTTGAACAAGTCAATCCAGGCGCTGCCTTTGATTATTCCTTTTTGGACCAGACTTTTGCCCGGCAGTACCAGTCCGACCAGCGTAAGGGAACAATGTTTTTGTTCTTTTCGGGGATCGCCATCATTATTGCCTGCATGGGTTTGTTCGGCCTTGCAACCTTCACAGCACAGCAAAGAAGGAAGGAAATCGGTGTAAGAAAAGTGCTGGGTGCTTCGGTATCCGGGGTTGTATTGCTGTTGTCGCGGGATTTTTTGAGACTGGTATTGATTTCCATTTTCATTGCTTCACCCATAGGATGGTATGTCATGAAAGCCTGGCTGGAGGGTTTTGCCTACAAGGTGGCTATTGAATGGTGGGTTTTTGCACTTTCCGGATTGCTGTCGATCGTATTGGCGGCGATAACGATCAGCTTTCAGAGCGTGAAGGCAAGTTTGACCAACCCGGTAGAAAGCCTGCGATCAGAATAA
- a CDS encoding Imm49 family immunity protein gives MSFIDHFSYVLLSDSRELIEQFSQLHHQWWEKKLSTGYLVLASSVQFVLRDDWEGLEKNMFYFDKLIKKAKIIQYHKDFFVALMENNSVKATAAIETLCSKKIHRYNNDFPIKEEIISFPSVGYAKLAWLKGMKVQINNPLVPMELMPVQPLEHYENPYKHLWRLGEE, from the coding sequence ATGAGTTTTATAGATCACTTTTCCTATGTGCTATTAAGTGACAGCCGTGAGTTGATCGAACAGTTCAGTCAGCTTCATCATCAATGGTGGGAAAAGAAACTTAGTACAGGATATCTGGTACTAGCCAGCTCGGTACAGTTTGTGCTCAGGGATGACTGGGAGGGATTAGAAAAGAACATGTTCTATTTTGATAAACTTATCAAAAAGGCAAAAATAATACAGTACCACAAAGACTTTTTTGTGGCACTGATGGAAAACAATTCGGTAAAAGCGACTGCGGCCATTGAGACATTGTGCTCCAAAAAAATTCACCGGTATAACAATGACTTTCCTATCAAAGAAGAGATCATATCTTTTCCATCCGTTGGTTATGCCAAACTGGCCTGGTTAAAGGGCATGAAGGTGCAGATTAATAATCCGCTCGTACCCATGGAACTCATGCCCGTGCAGCCGCTGGAGCATTACGAAAATCCTTATAAACACTTGTGGAGATTGGGGGAAGAATGA
- a CDS encoding ABC transporter permease: MNKKIQLVYLLPWSWYTKCSELCQRLSGIGHIYVCLFFNVLTYSYLNIWYESCYRYPNLFVYAMLKNYVILGFRNLVKDKFYSLINILGLTIGVTCGMLLFLYVTDELSYDRYHEKASRIYRVVSYIREPDKINRWVSTQPPLVKTLKQDYPFVENYVRFFPAGRVMFRQGERRFYEEDIYCADSTVFDVFTYKFLEGDPKKALDVPGSVVLTQKVAQRFFGQKSALGQVLQTGDATSYKVTGVIEDVPKNSHFTFNALLSLDQNQRNADGWGGFYINSYLLLSKNANIKNLEAGFPGLYDKYMSSIFKRMGIHITYQMQPLTSIHLHSKLDGESNGDIGYVYTFSAIAFFMLLIASINYMNLATAQSARRAKEVGLRKVMGSMKGALVTQFLTESVLITLVSLVSSLILVAALLPFFNTVSGKEIGYMQLLSPRFVLIGLSIVAFTGLVSGSYPAFYLSAFEPAQVLKGSFKARGGSFFRKALVVAQFSISLVMLICTWIVYQQLNYMRNKDMGYDRDQVLTIDYQDNQSQDKYNAFRKALLDNPSIERVASASAPVSNIGGRIIFTVESSTGMKEMAFKPSVIDHDYIKTMGMKVIAGRDFSTEFPADTTNGVLVNEATVKRMNWQEPIGKKIVLGSLPADGKNPPPTALVVGVVKDFHQQSLYNPIEPMIMMYRRANSVMHVKIKTSNTASTLAFIRQKWQEVYPDRLFEYRFLDQDFQSAYHADELRGQIFTVFSGLTILIACLGLFGLATFTTEQRVKEIGVRKVLGGSVSSVVLLLSKDFTRLVLLSFPIAIPVAYFSMDRWLQSFPYKTGIQPWVFITACVLTLLICWLTVIYQSLKAALANPVKSLRSE, encoded by the coding sequence ATGAACAAGAAGATCCAGTTAGTCTATCTTCTTCCCTGGAGCTGGTATACCAAATGTTCGGAACTGTGCCAGAGGCTGTCCGGTATCGGACATATTTATGTGTGCTTGTTTTTTAATGTGCTGACATATAGTTATTTAAATATCTGGTACGAAAGTTGCTACCGCTATCCTAACCTCTTTGTTTATGCCATGCTTAAAAATTACGTTATTCTGGGTTTTCGTAATCTTGTTAAAGATAAGTTTTACAGCCTGATCAATATACTTGGTCTTACCATTGGTGTTACCTGCGGAATGCTTCTGTTCCTGTATGTTACCGACGAGCTGAGCTACGACCGTTATCACGAGAAAGCTTCACGGATATACCGGGTCGTATCCTACATCCGCGAGCCTGATAAAATAAACCGGTGGGTAAGTACCCAGCCGCCGCTAGTGAAAACCTTGAAACAGGATTATCCCTTTGTGGAAAACTATGTGCGATTTTTTCCTGCTGGCCGCGTCATGTTCCGCCAGGGCGAAAGGCGTTTTTATGAAGAGGATATTTATTGCGCTGATTCAACGGTTTTTGATGTTTTTACCTATAAATTCCTGGAAGGCGATCCGAAGAAGGCACTGGATGTACCGGGAAGCGTTGTTTTAACCCAAAAGGTAGCTCAGCGCTTTTTTGGTCAGAAAAGCGCACTCGGACAGGTTCTGCAGACGGGTGATGCAACTTCCTACAAGGTGACGGGTGTAATAGAAGATGTTCCCAAAAATTCGCATTTTACTTTCAATGCACTTTTGTCCCTCGATCAGAATCAGCGAAACGCAGACGGGTGGGGTGGCTTTTATATTAACAGTTACCTGCTGCTTTCAAAAAACGCGAATATTAAAAATCTGGAGGCTGGTTTCCCCGGCCTGTACGATAAGTATATGTCCTCCATTTTCAAAAGGATGGGCATTCATATCACTTATCAGATGCAGCCTTTAACGAGTATCCACCTGCACTCAAAACTGGACGGAGAATCCAACGGGGATATAGGTTACGTTTATACATTCAGCGCAATCGCTTTTTTTATGCTGCTGATCGCCAGTATTAACTATATGAATCTGGCAACGGCGCAATCGGCCCGGCGTGCCAAGGAAGTGGGTCTCAGGAAAGTGATGGGATCTATGAAAGGAGCGCTGGTCACACAATTTTTGACAGAATCGGTCCTGATTACATTGGTTTCCCTGGTGTCCAGCCTGATTCTGGTGGCGGCATTACTTCCTTTTTTTAATACTGTTTCGGGTAAAGAAATCGGATACATGCAGCTGCTCAGTCCCCGGTTTGTATTGATCGGCCTGTCGATCGTAGCTTTTACAGGGCTGGTCAGCGGGAGTTATCCTGCATTTTATTTGTCGGCTTTTGAACCCGCCCAGGTATTAAAAGGCTCATTTAAAGCAAGAGGCGGTAGCTTTTTCAGAAAGGCGCTGGTGGTCGCGCAATTTTCGATTTCTCTGGTGATGCTGATCTGCACATGGATCGTTTATCAGCAGCTCAATTACATGCGTAACAAAGATATGGGGTATGACCGAGACCAGGTTCTTACTATAGATTACCAGGATAACCAGTCACAAGATAAATACAATGCTTTCAGAAAGGCGCTGCTGGACAACCCCAGTATCGAGCGGGTTGCTTCTGCCTCTGCTCCGGTGAGCAATATCGGGGGCAGGATTATTTTCACTGTGGAGTCGTCCACGGGGATGAAAGAAATGGCTTTCAAACCCAGTGTAATTGATCACGATTACATCAAAACGATGGGAATGAAAGTGATTGCCGGGCGTGACTTTTCTACTGAATTTCCGGCCGATACCACCAACGGTGTGTTGGTGAATGAGGCTACTGTGAAAAGGATGAACTGGCAAGAACCAATAGGCAAAAAGATCGTACTGGGAAGCTTGCCTGCCGATGGAAAGAATCCACCACCAACTGCCCTGGTGGTAGGTGTTGTCAAGGATTTTCACCAGCAGTCACTTTATAATCCTATTGAGCCTATGATTATGATGTATCGACGGGCAAATTCTGTCATGCATGTAAAAATCAAAACCAGTAATACGGCAAGTACTTTAGCATTTATCCGCCAGAAATGGCAGGAAGTATACCCGGACCGCCTTTTTGAATACCGCTTCCTGGATCAGGATTTTCAGTCGGCATACCATGCAGATGAGCTGAGAGGGCAGATTTTTACCGTGTTTTCGGGACTTACCATTTTAATTGCGTGCCTGGGGTTATTTGGCCTTGCAACTTTTACTACGGAACAAAGGGTGAAAGAAATAGGGGTTCGTAAAGTGCTTGGGGGCTCGGTATCCAGCGTTGTACTTTTATTGTCAAAGGATTTTACGCGCCTGGTTTTGCTTTCTTTCCCCATTGCTATACCCGTTGCCTATTTTTCTATGGATCGGTGGCTGCAAAGTTTCCCCTACAAGACAGGCATCCAGCCCTGGGTATTCATTACGGCCTGTGTGCTCACTTTATTAATTTGTTGGCTGACAGTAATTTATCAGTCTTTAAAAGCTGCCTTGGCAAATCCGGTGAAATCATTGAGGTCGGAATAG
- a CDS encoding Imm49 family immunity protein: MKINDELSERISKRVRHIEEIAMPQINRIINEKPFEFDRLTYGIWFNHEMIGLYNLFVAENIDEAKKEFYICGTLTNYNTLRFGYFNEEIPYISAIDNVDFMSFIDHFSYVLLSDSPELIEQFSQLHHQWWEKKLSTGYLVLASSVQFVLRDDWEGLEKNMFYFDKLIKKAKKIQYDKDFFVALMENNEAKVTAAIETLCSKKIHQYNNDFPIKEEIISFPSVGYAKLAWLKGMKVQINNPLVPMELMPVQPLEHYENPYKHLWRLGETDGGS; encoded by the coding sequence ATGAAAATAAATGATGAATTATCGGAAAGAATTTCGAAAAGAGTCCGGCATATTGAAGAAATCGCCATGCCACAGATAAATCGTATTATTAATGAAAAACCATTTGAATTTGACAGGCTTACATATGGAATTTGGTTTAATCATGAGATGATCGGGTTGTATAATTTATTCGTTGCGGAGAACATAGACGAAGCCAAAAAGGAATTTTATATCTGTGGTACATTAACGAATTATAACACCCTTCGATTTGGATATTTTAATGAAGAGATTCCCTATATCTCAGCCATTGACAATGTGGATTTCATGAGTTTTATCGATCACTTTTCTTATGTTCTGTTAAGTGACAGTCCTGAGTTGATAGAGCAGTTCAGCCAACTTCATCATCAGTGGTGGGAAAAGAAACTTAGTACAGGATATCTGGTTTTAGCTAGTTCGGTACAGTTTGTACTCAGGGATGACTGGGAGGGATTAGAAAAGAACATGTTCTATTTTGATAAACTTATCAAAAAGGCAAAAAAGATACAGTACGATAAAGACTTTTTTGTTGCATTGATGGAAAATAATGAAGCAAAAGTGACTGCGGCCATTGAGACGTTGTGCTCCAAAAAAATTCACCAGTATAACAATGACTTTCCTATCAAAGAAGAGATCATATCTTTTCCATCCGTTGGTTATGCCAAACTGGCCTGGTTAAAAGGCATGAAGGTGCAGATTAACAATCCGCTCGTTCCCATGGAACTCATGCCTGTGCAGCCGCTGGAGCATTACGAAAATCCTTATAAACACTTGTGGAGATTGGGGGAAACGGATGGAGGATCATAA
- a CDS encoding ester cyclase, with protein MAVSSVEDNKAIMRFIVERNDARDFYAYAKHLSEDFVGHHHFIPDGLHGNTSLSDFFYQVEGISFPDGNHTIHHLFGEGDLVGIDLSFIGTFTVDLPMGVPANGKQVEFRYNILCRFDGEKLAELWWFPYDSFQLMQGLGMA; from the coding sequence ATGGCAGTAAGTTCCGTAGAAGACAACAAAGCAATCATGCGTTTCATCGTTGAAAGAAACGACGCCCGTGATTTTTACGCCTATGCTAAGCATTTATCAGAAGATTTTGTAGGACATCATCATTTTATACCCGATGGTTTACACGGCAATACATCTTTAAGTGATTTTTTCTATCAGGTAGAAGGCATCTCCTTTCCGGATGGTAACCATACCATACATCACCTTTTTGGCGAAGGAGACCTGGTGGGCATAGACCTCTCGTTTATAGGCACATTCACTGTGGATTTACCAATGGGAGTACCTGCCAACGGAAAGCAGGTGGAGTTCCGGTACAACATCCTCTGCCGTTTCGATGGAGAGAAACTGGCGGAGTTATGGTGGTTCCCGTACGATTCGTTCCAGCTGATGCAGGGACTTGGCATGGCCTGA
- a CDS encoding sodium:solute symporter family transporter, with protein sequence MQQLQTLDYLVFCFYFIIVSVYGYWIYRRKKSETTSTKDFFLAEGSLTWWAIGASLIASNISAEQFIGMSGNGFSMGLAISSYEWLAAATLIIVAVFFMPIYLKNRIYTMPQFLSQRYNSAVSLIMAIFWLALYILVNLTSILYLGALAISGISGLNFQLCMIALAIFSIVITIGGMKVIGFTDVIQVFFLVIGGLATTYLAVNLVSDREGVEGVVTGLKLMHTRYDDHFHMILPKSSPFYLQLPGLAVLLGGMWIGHLNYWGCNQYITQRALGADLKTARNGILFAAFLKVLMPVIVVLPGIAAYALHSKGMFQAEMLGEDGNINADKAYPVLLNLLPAGLKGLSFAALTAAVVASLAGKANSIATIFTLDIFKNYIGREADEKTLVRIGRIIIVVAMVLAIVASPYMGIDKKGGFQFIQEMTGLLSPGIFASFAMGFFWKRSNSAGALFAIVGGFLIAIAMHNNYFPFADWTQVPFIDRMGLVFLICVAGMFMLGLALPDERKGLAIDVTMFVPHRGFVMGALGVISVLAFLYSYYW encoded by the coding sequence ATGCAGCAGTTACAAACCCTGGATTACCTCGTTTTCTGTTTTTATTTTATAATTGTTTCCGTTTATGGTTACTGGATCTACCGGCGTAAAAAATCCGAAACTACTTCTACCAAAGACTTTTTTCTGGCGGAAGGATCGTTGACCTGGTGGGCGATCGGAGCATCATTGATCGCGTCTAATATCTCAGCCGAACAGTTCATCGGGATGTCGGGTAATGGGTTTTCAATGGGGCTGGCGATATCGTCATACGAGTGGCTGGCGGCGGCCACGCTGATCATTGTGGCTGTTTTCTTTATGCCAATTTACCTGAAAAACAGGATTTACACAATGCCTCAGTTCCTGAGTCAGCGTTATAATTCAGCTGTCAGTCTCATTATGGCCATTTTCTGGCTCGCCTTGTATATTCTCGTCAACCTTACCTCCATTCTGTATCTGGGAGCCTTGGCTATTTCAGGAATTTCGGGGCTTAATTTTCAGCTTTGTATGATTGCCCTGGCGATTTTCTCTATTGTCATCACCATCGGTGGGATGAAGGTGATTGGCTTCACGGATGTGATTCAAGTGTTCTTTCTGGTGATAGGGGGGCTGGCCACAACTTACCTGGCTGTCAACCTCGTATCGGATAGGGAAGGAGTGGAAGGCGTAGTAACAGGTTTGAAGCTCATGCATACCCGATACGACGATCATTTTCACATGATACTCCCCAAAAGCAGCCCCTTTTATCTTCAGCTGCCCGGGCTTGCGGTATTGCTTGGAGGTATGTGGATAGGCCACCTCAACTACTGGGGGTGTAATCAGTATATTACCCAGCGTGCTCTGGGCGCCGACCTGAAAACCGCCCGAAACGGAATTTTATTCGCAGCATTTCTTAAAGTGCTGATGCCGGTGATCGTGGTGTTGCCGGGAATTGCTGCCTATGCACTGCATAGTAAAGGTATGTTTCAGGCTGAAATGCTGGGCGAGGATGGGAATATCAATGCGGATAAGGCCTATCCCGTTTTGCTGAATCTGCTGCCGGCAGGTTTAAAAGGGTTGTCGTTTGCGGCACTCACTGCCGCAGTTGTGGCATCTCTGGCGGGTAAAGCCAATAGCATTGCCACCATTTTTACGCTTGATATTTTTAAGAATTACATTGGCAGAGAAGCTGACGAAAAAACGCTGGTCAGAATAGGCCGGATTATTATCGTGGTAGCCATGGTGCTGGCCATTGTAGCTTCGCCCTATATGGGGATTGATAAAAAGGGAGGGTTCCAGTTTATCCAGGAAATGACAGGACTCCTTTCACCAGGCATATTCGCTTCGTTTGCGATGGGTTTTTTCTGGAAACGTTCCAATTCGGCCGGGGCCTTGTTTGCTATTGTCGGCGGTTTTCTGATCGCGATAGCGATGCACAACAATTATTTTCCTTTTGCGGACTGGACGCAGGTACCCTTCATTGACCGCATGGGACTGGTATTTTTAATCTGTGTAGCGGGGATGTTTATGCTGGGACTGGCATTGCCAGATGAGCGGAAAGGCCTGGCCATTGACGTTACTATGTTCGTTCCGCATCGCGGTTTCGTCATGGGGGCACTGGGAGTAATATCGGTATTAGCCTTCCTCTATAGCTACTATTGGTAG
- a CDS encoding GNAT family N-acetyltransferase: MQEASAFQIRPMSATDLPLCRHLVQEAGWNQLDADWLRAMELEPEGCFVAMADNFPLATTTTCRLGGIGWIAMVLVDKKARGQGIARRMVEYAIAYLERNGVETIRLDATAMGQGLYKKLGFREEYEVIRFCGYPAPADLYRGDLQVVSTDSQIMAEIMDLDKKATGTDRKSFVNALLRIADSPFYYDSLPGENTVTAFAGFREGCNAVQIGPAVALTPDSGGKVLDAVVSHFVGKQVYIDIPVPNQPAVMWAATQGFTEQRRFMRMYRGIEVQDAPGLIWASSGPEKG; the protein is encoded by the coding sequence ATGCAAGAAGCATCCGCTTTCCAGATCAGACCAATGAGCGCAACTGACCTGCCTCTATGCCGACATCTGGTGCAGGAGGCCGGATGGAACCAGCTCGATGCCGACTGGCTGCGTGCCATGGAACTGGAACCCGAAGGCTGTTTTGTCGCCATGGCAGACAATTTTCCCCTGGCCACAACCACCACCTGCCGGTTGGGAGGAATCGGATGGATTGCCATGGTACTAGTGGATAAAAAAGCAAGAGGGCAGGGAATCGCCCGGCGAATGGTTGAGTATGCAATAGCTTACCTGGAAAGAAACGGCGTGGAAACGATCAGGCTGGATGCAACGGCAATGGGGCAGGGATTGTACAAAAAATTGGGTTTCCGTGAAGAATATGAAGTGATACGGTTTTGCGGATATCCTGCTCCGGCTGATTTATACCGGGGAGATTTACAGGTTGTTTCAACAGATTCTCAAATCATGGCGGAAATAATGGATCTGGATAAAAAAGCTACTGGCACGGATCGGAAATCATTTGTGAACGCTTTGCTTAGAATAGCCGATAGTCCGTTTTATTATGATAGCCTCCCCGGTGAAAACACCGTAACTGCATTTGCCGGATTCAGAGAAGGCTGCAATGCAGTGCAGATCGGTCCGGCTGTGGCTTTAACGCCGGATTCGGGCGGTAAGGTACTGGATGCGGTGGTATCTCATTTCGTAGGAAAGCAGGTTTATATAGATATTCCGGTACCCAATCAGCCCGCTGTGATGTGGGCAGCGACCCAGGGATTTACGGAGCAGCGCAGATTTATGCGGATGTACCGTGGAATAGAAGTTCAGGATGCGCCGGGCCTGATCTGGGCAAGTTCCGGCCCGGAAAAGGGTTGA